The Halarchaeum grantii genome contains a region encoding:
- a CDS encoding NADH-quinone oxidoreductase subunit B, with the protein MSSDHPRDDIIDTTAPQTKTREDRMGEVDSRFNSTLREAFGSTPFILTKFDEFMNWVRGSSMFMLQFGIACCSIEMMHTYAVKHDLDRFGSGVPRASPRQADVMIVPGTIVSKFAPRMKRVYDQMPEPKFVVNMGSCSTSGGPFQQGYNVVKGAEEVIPVDIHIPGCPPRPEALVYGVVKLQERIKNGETSPVTVKPYELEEFGDLEQDELVQKLAAEIDEDDLVMRYNWADSP; encoded by the coding sequence ATGAGTAGCGACCACCCCCGAGACGACATCATCGACACGACCGCACCGCAGACGAAGACACGGGAGGACCGGATGGGCGAGGTCGACTCCCGGTTCAACTCGACGCTCCGGGAGGCCTTCGGCTCCACGCCGTTCATCCTCACGAAGTTCGACGAGTTCATGAACTGGGTTCGCGGCTCCTCCATGTTCATGCTCCAGTTCGGCATCGCGTGCTGCAGCATCGAGATGATGCACACGTACGCCGTCAAGCACGACCTCGACCGCTTCGGCTCCGGCGTCCCGCGCGCGTCGCCCCGGCAGGCGGACGTGATGATCGTCCCCGGGACGATCGTCTCCAAGTTCGCCCCGCGCATGAAGCGCGTCTACGACCAGATGCCCGAGCCGAAGTTCGTCGTGAACATGGGCAGCTGCTCGACCTCCGGCGGCCCGTTCCAGCAGGGCTACAACGTCGTCAAGGGCGCCGAGGAGGTCATCCCCGTCGACATCCACATCCCCGGCTGCCCGCCGCGCCCCGAAGCCCTCGTCTACGGCGTCGTCAAGCTCCAGGAGCGCATCAAGAACGGCGAGACGTCGCCCGTGACCGTCAAGCCCTACGAGCTCGAGGAGTTCGGCGACCTCGAACAGGACGAGCTCGTCCAGAAACTCGCCGCCGAGATCGACGAGGACGACCTCGTCATGCGCTACAACTGGGCTGATTCGCCATGA
- the purE gene encoding 5-(carboxyamino)imidazole ribonucleotide mutase: MTSLSDPDDVQDSVDELCETFREEADRERERTPDVGIVMGSDSDLPTMRGAYEALTDLGFAEVTDYDDPPEERFTFETYVVSAHRTPDLMYAYAETAEARGLDVIVAGAGGKSADLPNMTASIAYPVPVVGVPVQEKSVDSVLGMPTGAPITAVDAGKSYNAALSAAQVLAREHDDLRDRLVALHDEQRDGVGDVSRRLHERGTPGFEKDA; encoded by the coding sequence ATGACCAGCCTCTCCGACCCCGACGACGTGCAGGACAGCGTGGACGAACTCTGCGAGACCTTCCGGGAGGAAGCCGACCGCGAGCGCGAGCGGACCCCGGACGTCGGCATCGTGATGGGGAGCGATTCGGACCTCCCGACGATGCGCGGCGCCTACGAGGCGCTCACCGACCTCGGTTTCGCCGAGGTCACCGACTACGACGACCCGCCCGAGGAGCGCTTCACCTTCGAGACGTACGTCGTCTCCGCCCACCGCACGCCCGACCTCATGTACGCGTACGCGGAGACCGCCGAAGCGCGCGGCCTCGACGTCATCGTCGCGGGCGCGGGCGGGAAGTCCGCCGACCTCCCGAACATGACCGCGTCCATCGCCTACCCGGTGCCCGTCGTCGGCGTCCCCGTGCAGGAGAAGTCCGTCGACTCCGTCCTCGGGATGCCGACCGGCGCGCCTATCACCGCAGTCGACGCCGGGAAGTCCTACAACGCCGCGCTCTCCGCCGCACAGGTGTTGGCCCGCGAACACGACGACCTCCGTGACCGGCTCGTCGCCCTCCACGACGAGCAGCGCGACGGCGTCGGCGACGTCTCCCGTCGCCTGCACGAGAGAGGGACGCCCGGATTCGAGAAGGACGCCTGA
- the nuoL gene encoding NADH-quinone oxidoreductase subunit L, giving the protein MSGALSFAMIALLPFAAFLVTLLVGHYRPRALPKGGAFVGIAATAVSLALSAWALLAVSVGQTTYSQVWTWVPAANGAYELTFGVLVDPLSALMVVIVSGVSLLVHVFSLGYMNDEGERGLPRYYAGLGLFTASMLAFSLASNLLQAFVFFELVGFCSWWLIGFWFREPGPASAAKKAFLVTRFGDYFLLVGLVGVLGTFGTAAFAGAESFPALAHAALEGEASVNTFGFDPQTWFTLLGLLILGGVIGKSAQFPLQTWLPDAMEGPTPVSALIHAATMVAAGVYLVARIYGFYALTPTALTVIALIGGFTALFAATMALVKREIKQVLAYSTISQYGYIMLGLGSGGYVAGVFHLLTHATFKALLFLGAGAIIVAMHHDEDMWKMGGLKERMPTVYWAFLAGSLALAGIVPFAGFWSKDAVLYHALTVGLGGQPLVLLAYAMGLLAVFFTGLYTFRMVFLTFHGEPRSDAAREATPASANMRYPVAVLGVGAAVVGLVNVDAIRGLVGSQVLFLERWLDGELPGLAGHTAEHYHELVVDVAGFHAASLSPLVAAGVTLVVALLGVMLAWSWYNVPNPSERTDALGPAKTVLYNNYYQDEFQTWLAEGVAAPVARGVDVFDGSIVDGVVNGVSSVSLTAGDRVRRAQTGVVTTYATQLVFGLVVLLVLVLLLGRWF; this is encoded by the coding sequence ATGTCGGGTGCACTCTCCTTCGCGATGATCGCGCTGCTGCCGTTCGCGGCGTTCCTCGTCACGCTCCTCGTCGGCCACTACCGGCCGCGCGCCCTCCCGAAGGGCGGCGCGTTCGTCGGAATCGCCGCGACGGCGGTTTCGCTCGCCCTCTCCGCGTGGGCGCTCCTCGCGGTGAGCGTCGGCCAGACGACGTACTCGCAGGTCTGGACGTGGGTGCCGGCGGCGAACGGCGCGTACGAACTGACGTTCGGCGTGCTCGTCGACCCGCTCTCCGCGCTGATGGTCGTCATCGTCTCCGGCGTCTCCCTGCTCGTCCACGTCTTCAGCCTCGGCTACATGAACGACGAGGGCGAGCGCGGCCTCCCCCGGTACTACGCCGGCCTCGGCCTCTTCACCGCGAGCATGCTCGCGTTCTCGCTCGCGTCGAACCTCCTGCAGGCGTTCGTCTTCTTCGAGCTCGTCGGCTTCTGCTCGTGGTGGCTCATCGGCTTCTGGTTCCGCGAGCCCGGCCCGGCGTCCGCCGCGAAGAAGGCGTTCCTCGTCACCCGCTTCGGTGACTACTTCCTCCTCGTCGGCCTCGTCGGCGTCCTCGGGACGTTCGGCACCGCCGCGTTCGCCGGCGCGGAGTCCTTCCCCGCGCTCGCGCACGCCGCCCTCGAAGGCGAGGCGTCCGTGAACACGTTCGGGTTCGACCCGCAGACGTGGTTCACGCTCCTCGGCCTCCTGATCCTCGGCGGCGTCATCGGGAAGTCCGCGCAGTTCCCGCTCCAGACGTGGCTCCCGGACGCGATGGAGGGCCCGACGCCCGTCTCCGCGCTCATCCACGCCGCGACGATGGTCGCGGCCGGCGTCTACCTCGTCGCGCGCATCTACGGCTTCTACGCGCTCACCCCGACCGCACTCACCGTCATCGCGCTCATTGGGGGCTTCACCGCGCTGTTCGCCGCGACGATGGCCCTCGTCAAACGCGAGATCAAGCAGGTGCTCGCCTACTCGACGATCAGTCAGTACGGGTATATCATGCTCGGCCTCGGCTCCGGTGGGTACGTCGCCGGCGTCTTCCACCTGCTCACGCACGCGACGTTCAAGGCGCTCCTCTTCCTCGGCGCCGGCGCCATCATCGTCGCGATGCACCACGACGAGGACATGTGGAAGATGGGCGGCCTCAAGGAGCGGATGCCCACGGTCTATTGGGCGTTCCTCGCGGGGTCGCTCGCGCTCGCCGGCATCGTGCCGTTCGCGGGCTTCTGGTCGAAGGACGCCGTGCTCTACCACGCCCTGACCGTCGGCCTCGGCGGGCAGCCGCTGGTCCTGCTCGCCTACGCCATGGGCCTCCTCGCGGTGTTCTTCACGGGGCTCTACACCTTCCGGATGGTGTTCCTCACGTTCCACGGCGAGCCCCGGAGCGACGCCGCGCGCGAGGCCACGCCGGCGTCCGCGAACATGCGCTATCCCGTCGCGGTGCTCGGCGTCGGTGCCGCAGTCGTCGGCCTCGTGAACGTCGACGCGATCCGCGGCCTCGTCGGCAGTCAGGTGCTCTTCCTCGAGCGATGGCTCGACGGCGAACTCCCCGGCCTCGCCGGGCACACCGCCGAGCACTACCACGAACTCGTCGTCGACGTCGCGGGCTTCCACGCGGCGTCGCTCAGTCCGCTCGTCGCCGCCGGCGTGACGCTCGTCGTCGCGCTGCTCGGCGTCATGCTCGCGTGGTCGTGGTACAACGTACCGAACCCGAGCGAGCGCACGGACGCGCTCGGCCCGGCGAAGACCGTACTGTACAACAACTACTACCAGGACGAGTTCCAGACGTGGCTCGCGGAAGGCGTCGCCGCACCGGTCGCGCGCGGCGTCGACGTCTTCGACGGCAGTATCGTCGACGGCGTCGTCAACGGCGTCTCCTCCGTGAGCCTCACCGCCGGCGACCGCGTTCGGCGCGCCCAGACCGGCGTCGTGACGACGTACGCGACGCAGCTCGTCTTCGGGCTCGTCGTCCTGCTCGTTCTGGTCCTGCTGCTCGGGAGGTGGTTCTAA
- a CDS encoding 5-(carboxyamino)imidazole ribonucleotide synthase, producing MQTPPGTTLGVVGGGQLGRMLAEAASPLGVDVVVLDPTPDCSASTPAADHIEGDFDDPAAFAELAARSDALTFEIELADADLLADVDIPVHPKPATLRTTEDKLAEKEALAEAGVPVPAFRCVDDAAHLESAFDDLGAPLMLKARHGGYDGRGNHVTESVADAEEYFDDLEGLVAEELVDFERELSVIGAKGASEDAQFPVVENVHEAEILRETRVPPAADSDVVRTARDVVGDVLDVLEGRGVYGVELFEVSGEVLVNEIAPRPHNSGHYTIEGAVTSQFEQHVRAVLGLPLGDPSLRGPTAMVNVLGDVEETKRADLGGVPGALAVPTAALHWYGKRDVRPLRKMGHVTALGDDVDEASARANEARDELHFE from the coding sequence ATGCAGACGCCACCCGGGACCACGCTCGGCGTCGTCGGCGGCGGCCAACTCGGTCGGATGCTGGCCGAGGCCGCCTCACCGCTCGGCGTCGACGTGGTCGTCCTCGACCCCACACCGGACTGCTCCGCGTCGACGCCCGCCGCCGACCACATCGAAGGCGACTTCGACGACCCGGCGGCGTTCGCCGAACTCGCGGCGCGCTCGGACGCGCTCACGTTCGAGATCGAACTCGCCGACGCCGACCTCCTCGCGGACGTCGATATTCCGGTGCATCCGAAGCCCGCGACGCTCCGCACGACCGAGGACAAACTCGCGGAGAAGGAGGCGCTCGCCGAGGCGGGCGTCCCCGTCCCCGCGTTCCGGTGCGTCGACGACGCCGCCCACCTCGAGAGCGCGTTCGACGACCTCGGGGCGCCCCTCATGCTGAAGGCGCGCCACGGGGGGTACGACGGCCGTGGCAACCACGTCACCGAGAGCGTCGCGGACGCCGAGGAGTACTTCGACGACCTCGAGGGGTTAGTCGCCGAGGAGCTCGTCGACTTCGAGCGCGAGCTCTCCGTCATCGGGGCGAAGGGCGCGAGCGAGGACGCGCAGTTCCCCGTCGTCGAGAACGTCCACGAGGCGGAGATACTGCGCGAGACGCGCGTCCCGCCCGCCGCCGACTCGGACGTGGTTCGAACGGCCCGCGACGTCGTCGGCGACGTCCTCGACGTCCTGGAGGGCCGGGGCGTCTACGGCGTCGAGCTCTTCGAGGTCTCTGGGGAGGTGCTCGTGAACGAGATCGCCCCGCGCCCGCACAACTCCGGGCACTACACCATCGAGGGCGCCGTCACCTCCCAGTTCGAACAGCACGTCCGGGCCGTCCTCGGCCTCCCGCTCGGCGACCCCTCGCTGCGAGGGCCGACCGCGATGGTGAACGTCCTCGGCGACGTCGAGGAGACGAAGCGCGCCGACCTCGGCGGCGTCCCCGGGGCGCTCGCGGTGCCGACCGCCGCGCTCCACTGGTACGGCAAGCGCGACGTGCGCCCGCTGCGGAAGATGGGCCACGTCACCGCCCTCGGCGACGACGTCGACGAAGCGAGCGCGCGCGCGAACGAGGCGCGCGACGAACTCCACTTCGAGTGA
- a CDS encoding NuoI/complex I 23 kDa subunit family protein, with protein sequence MIGLLKSMATTMKHALDGKTFTVEYPEEAPEVSPRFRGIHKFSQERCIWCRQCEKVCPNDTIQIVTDDKRQGEQYNLHVAQCIYCRLCEEVCPVDAILLTENFEFNGDTKHDLVYNKEQLGNVPWYKDIDPLAAREPDRGAWVGEGDGEVDYQ encoded by the coding sequence ATGATCGGACTCCTCAAGTCGATGGCGACGACGATGAAGCACGCACTGGACGGCAAGACGTTCACCGTCGAGTACCCCGAGGAGGCCCCGGAGGTCTCCCCGCGGTTCCGCGGCATCCACAAGTTCAGCCAGGAGCGCTGTATCTGGTGTCGCCAGTGCGAGAAGGTGTGTCCGAACGACACCATCCAGATCGTCACCGACGACAAACGGCAGGGCGAACAGTACAACCTCCACGTCGCGCAGTGCATCTACTGCCGGCTCTGCGAGGAGGTCTGTCCCGTTGACGCCATCCTCCTCACGGAGAACTTCGAGTTCAACGGCGACACGAAACACGACCTCGTCTACAACAAAGAACAGCTCGGGAACGTCCCGTGGTACAAGGACATCGACCCGCTGGCGGCCCGCGAGCCCGACCGGGGCGCGTGGGTCGGCGAGGGTGACGGGGAGGTCGACTACCAGTGA
- the nuoK gene encoding NADH-quinone oxidoreductase subunit NuoK, whose product MVPLEYYLVLSAAVFCIGVFGVLARRNALIFLMSVELMLNAANLVFVAASGQYGTISGQVFSLFTMALAAAEVAVGIGIVLVVYRKFKGVDVTKATAMRW is encoded by the coding sequence ATGGTCCCCCTCGAGTACTACCTCGTGCTCTCGGCGGCGGTGTTCTGCATCGGCGTCTTCGGCGTGCTCGCGCGCCGGAACGCGCTCATCTTCCTGATGAGCGTCGAGCTCATGCTGAACGCCGCGAACCTCGTCTTCGTCGCGGCGAGCGGCCAGTACGGCACCATCAGCGGGCAGGTGTTCAGCCTGTTCACGATGGCGCTCGCCGCCGCCGAAGTCGCGGTCGGCATCGGCATCGTGCTCGTGGTGTATCGGAAGTTCAAAGGCGTGGACGTCACGAAAGCGACGGCTATGAGGTGGTAA
- a CDS encoding flippase activity-associated protein Agl23: protein MPDSDRRVAAAVAAATAVALVARLVALGARVAHWDEGRVGYWVLRYVETGQYTYHPIVHGPFLFHVNGVVFDLVGAGDASMRAVVALIGGLLPATAWLLRDRLKPAETVSLAVLLAANPLLLYYSRFMRSDVLVGAFAFAALAFLVRAHDTGRRRHLYAGALSLALAFTTKENVLVYVACWVGALVLLLDWALLAARQRGEDPTAVLAERLFATARGLRAWARDVAASALLFLAVVVFFYAPRPELWRAFSTPVLFGDVVRRATVSSVEKFASTWVGGHPHSYVDFFVGDVETLVAGAAAVCVLGVAGFVHDRYRGERPRALVSFAGYWALASLVIYPAVSDIQAPWAMIHVVVPLAVPAAVGGGLLLSAVGSTRHDGDDAGTAIALVLVAAVVGWMAFTGVTAAFVHPQEPGPLVQYGQPNGDLHPTLAEIDEAVQAHQGGSGPDVLYYGAHFYAASEPSPAPDENFSEPGHWTWRLPLPWYFEGMGAETASTTDLAALNGSTPPVVVTRASNYGEVAPRLEGYDATTYELTSAGTPTVFFVRQSGAGNASAANASPGAAANASAAGAATPTLPAAPAPASTAG, encoded by the coding sequence ATGCCCGACTCGGACCGCCGCGTCGCCGCGGCCGTCGCCGCCGCGACCGCCGTCGCACTCGTCGCCCGCCTCGTCGCCCTCGGTGCCCGCGTCGCCCACTGGGACGAGGGCCGCGTCGGCTACTGGGTGCTACGCTACGTCGAGACCGGCCAATACACCTACCACCCGATCGTTCACGGCCCGTTCCTCTTTCACGTCAACGGCGTCGTCTTCGACCTCGTCGGCGCGGGCGACGCGTCGATGCGCGCCGTCGTCGCGCTCATCGGTGGCCTCCTCCCCGCGACGGCGTGGCTCCTCCGCGACCGACTGAAGCCCGCCGAGACCGTCTCGCTCGCCGTCCTCCTCGCCGCGAACCCGCTCCTCCTCTACTACTCGCGGTTCATGCGCAGCGACGTGCTCGTCGGCGCGTTCGCGTTCGCCGCGCTCGCGTTCCTCGTCCGCGCGCACGACACCGGCCGTCGGCGCCACCTCTACGCGGGCGCGCTCTCGCTCGCGCTCGCGTTCACAACCAAGGAGAACGTCCTCGTCTACGTCGCCTGCTGGGTCGGCGCGCTCGTCCTCCTCCTCGACTGGGCGCTCCTCGCCGCCAGACAGCGCGGCGAGGACCCGACGGCCGTCCTCGCCGAGCGGCTGTTCGCGACCGCACGCGGCCTCCGGGCGTGGGCGCGCGACGTCGCCGCGAGCGCCCTCCTCTTCCTCGCCGTCGTCGTGTTCTTCTACGCGCCGCGCCCGGAGCTCTGGCGCGCGTTCTCGACCCCCGTCCTGTTCGGTGACGTCGTCCGGCGCGCCACCGTCAGCTCCGTCGAGAAGTTCGCGAGCACGTGGGTGGGCGGGCACCCGCACAGCTACGTCGACTTCTTCGTGGGGGACGTCGAGACGCTCGTCGCGGGCGCGGCCGCCGTCTGCGTGCTCGGAGTCGCGGGCTTCGTCCACGACCGCTACCGGGGTGAGCGCCCGCGCGCACTCGTCTCCTTCGCGGGCTACTGGGCGCTCGCCTCGCTCGTCATCTACCCCGCCGTCTCCGACATTCAGGCGCCGTGGGCGATGATTCACGTCGTCGTCCCGCTCGCGGTGCCGGCGGCCGTCGGCGGCGGCCTCCTCCTCTCGGCCGTCGGCTCGACGCGCCACGACGGCGACGACGCCGGCACCGCCATTGCGCTCGTCCTCGTCGCCGCCGTCGTCGGCTGGATGGCGTTCACGGGCGTCACGGCGGCCTTCGTCCACCCACAGGAGCCGGGGCCGCTCGTCCAGTACGGCCAGCCGAACGGCGACCTCCACCCGACGCTCGCCGAGATCGATGAGGCCGTGCAGGCCCATCAGGGCGGGTCGGGCCCGGACGTCCTCTACTACGGGGCGCACTTCTACGCCGCGAGCGAGCCCTCGCCGGCGCCCGACGAGAACTTCTCGGAACCCGGCCACTGGACGTGGCGCCTCCCGCTCCCGTGGTACTTCGAGGGAATGGGCGCCGAGACGGCGAGTACCACCGACCTCGCCGCGCTGAACGGGTCGACGCCGCCGGTCGTCGTAACGCGCGCGTCGAACTACGGCGAGGTCGCCCCCCGTCTCGAGGGGTACGACGCGACGACGTACGAACTCACCTCGGCGGGGACGCCGACGGTGTTCTTCGTCCGTCAGAGCGGTGCCGGAAACGCGAGCGCGGCGAACGCGAGTCCGGGTGCGGCCGCGAACGCGTCGGCGGCGGGCGCCGCGACGCCGACGCTCCCCGCCGCACCCGCGCCCGCATCCACCGCGGGGTAG
- a CDS encoding NADH-quinone oxidoreductase subunit J, producing MSSTLELAAFALFALTTVGFSLGVVLAKEAWHSALSLGGALFTVAIHYVMLDAEFVAAMQVLVYVGGVLVLLAFAVMLTEGEQEVAA from the coding sequence GTGAGCTCCACGCTCGAACTCGCGGCGTTCGCGCTCTTCGCGCTCACGACGGTGGGCTTCAGTCTCGGCGTCGTGCTCGCGAAGGAGGCGTGGCACTCCGCGCTCTCGCTCGGCGGCGCGCTCTTCACGGTCGCCATCCACTACGTGATGCTCGACGCCGAGTTCGTCGCCGCGATGCAGGTGCTGGTGTACGTCGGCGGCGTCCTCGTGCTGCTCGCGTTCGCCGTCATGCTCACCGAGGGTGAGCAGGAGGTGGCCGCATGA
- a CDS encoding complex I subunit 1/NuoH family protein produces the protein MTTAPVALAEWLGYATPPLWLELVLDALVAGVIVTILLLTSAVAGPWAKRKITAMFTDRIAVDRIGPFGVLTIVSDAVRLMSKELIIPDGADRPAFDIAPAILPLSALLGFAVIPMGSGLQLADPEIGLVYVFAVSGIASVGMVVGGYASGSKYSLLGSMRSVAESIAYEIPLVVTAASIVLLTGTLQLSEIVAAQQGTLFALGPIAVPAWYGFLNPFALALFLVASLAEVGRNPFDIGEAATEIVGGYITEYSSIYFVLFFLGEFLHIFLSGAVITTLFLGGPAGPGPAWLGIVWFVVKIWAVFLFTQWCRSAVPRVRIDQMLEIGWKGLLVLSFANLVLTAIIVGVIA, from the coding sequence ATGACGACGGCACCCGTCGCGCTCGCGGAGTGGCTCGGCTACGCGACGCCGCCGCTCTGGCTCGAGCTCGTGCTCGACGCGCTCGTCGCGGGCGTCATCGTCACCATCCTCCTGCTCACGTCCGCCGTCGCCGGCCCGTGGGCGAAGCGGAAGATCACGGCGATGTTCACCGACCGCATCGCCGTCGACCGCATCGGGCCGTTCGGCGTCCTCACCATCGTCTCCGACGCCGTCCGCCTGATGTCGAAGGAACTCATCATCCCCGACGGCGCCGACCGCCCCGCCTTCGACATCGCGCCCGCGATCCTCCCGCTCTCCGCGCTGCTCGGCTTCGCCGTCATCCCGATGGGAAGCGGGCTCCAGCTCGCCGACCCCGAGATCGGCCTCGTCTACGTCTTCGCCGTCTCCGGCATCGCGAGCGTCGGCATGGTCGTCGGCGGCTACGCCTCCGGGAGCAAGTACTCGCTCTTGGGGTCGATGCGCTCGGTCGCGGAAAGCATCGCCTACGAGATCCCGCTCGTCGTCACCGCCGCCTCCATCGTCCTCCTCACGGGGACGCTCCAGCTCAGCGAAATCGTCGCCGCACAGCAGGGGACGCTGTTCGCGCTCGGGCCCATCGCGGTGCCCGCGTGGTACGGCTTCCTCAACCCGTTCGCGCTCGCGCTCTTCCTCGTCGCAAGCCTCGCCGAGGTCGGGCGCAACCCCTTCGACATCGGCGAAGCGGCGACGGAGATCGTCGGCGGCTACATCACCGAGTACTCGAGCATCTACTTCGTGCTCTTCTTCCTCGGTGAGTTCCTCCACATCTTCCTCAGCGGCGCCGTCATCACGACGCTCTTCCTCGGCGGCCCCGCCGGGCCCGGCCCCGCGTGGCTCGGCATCGTCTGGTTCGTCGTGAAGATCTGGGCGGTCTTCCTCTTCACCCAGTGGTGTCGCTCTGCGGTCCCGCGCGTACGGATCGACCAGATGCTCGAAATCGGCTGGAAGGGACTCCTCGTCCTCTCCTTCGCGAACCTGGTTCTCACGGCCATCATCGTGGGAGTGATAGCATGA
- a CDS encoding NADH-quinone oxidoreductase subunit A has protein sequence MNEWIAVGVFAVVAASIPAVMVQTSKLLRPSVPEKGKETVYESGEVPTGGTRLNFNIQYYLVALLFLVFDIETVLIFPWTVIYQDAVSAVGLGAALYPMLAFIAVLVVGLVWAWRTGAIRWASTPKSEFNT, from the coding sequence ATGAACGAATGGATCGCCGTCGGCGTGTTCGCCGTCGTGGCCGCTTCGATACCAGCCGTGATGGTGCAGACGTCGAAGCTGCTGCGGCCGAGCGTGCCGGAGAAAGGGAAAGAAACCGTCTACGAGAGCGGTGAGGTCCCGACGGGAGGGACGCGGCTCAACTTCAACATCCAGTACTACCTGGTCGCGCTCCTCTTCCTCGTCTTCGACATCGAGACCGTCCTGATCTTTCCGTGGACCGTTATCTATCAGGACGCCGTCAGCGCCGTCGGTCTCGGCGCAGCGCTCTACCCGATGCTGGCCTTCATCGCTGTCCTCGTCGTCGGTCTCGTCTGGGCCTGGCGCACCGGTGCCATCCGGTGGGCGAGCACACCCAAATCGGAGTTCAACACATGA
- a CDS encoding NADH-quinone oxidoreductase subunit D: MSQATEDPAEDAEIDPESVPVEGVDYDAIEALLGDAVVRRETHTNAEGFVVRADRVQDALSTLKQEAGFDHLSNVSAQEYADRFESIYHLKKYDDPTQEVSVVVPTTRDDPVSQSAEPVFRTADWHEREAYDLVGVEYDEHPDLRRILLPETWQGHPLGRDYNQDKPQIVTFEEHENPLADDHRDEDTMLLNIGPHHPATHGVLHLKTILDGEQVADVEPDIGYLHRCEEQMAQSGTYRHQIMPYPDRWDYGSAGILNEWAYARVAEDLNDIEVPEYAQVVRTMSAELCRIAAHLLALGTFCLDIYGDFTAIFMYAMRDREVVQNILEDLTGQRMMFNYLRLGGVVWDVPEPREEFFATVQEFLDQLPGRMEEYHDLITENEIFQARTVNTGVLEPDVAKDYGVTGPVARASGIDYDLRRDDPYGYYENLDWKVVTDDGKDNYSRLLVRMREVEQSARIIQQCVDLLEDWDEDDREIQSNVPRTLNPDPDTEAYRAVEGAKGELGIYVRSDGTDKPARFKIRSPCFSNLQALPEMAEGEYIPDLVATLGSLDIILGEVDR; this comes from the coding sequence ATGAGTCAGGCCACCGAGGACCCGGCCGAGGACGCCGAGATCGACCCCGAGAGCGTCCCCGTAGAGGGCGTCGATTACGACGCCATCGAGGCGCTCCTCGGCGACGCCGTGGTGCGTCGCGAGACGCACACGAACGCCGAGGGCTTCGTCGTGCGCGCCGACCGCGTGCAGGACGCCCTCTCGACGCTCAAGCAGGAGGCGGGCTTCGACCACCTCTCGAACGTCTCCGCACAGGAGTACGCGGACCGCTTCGAGTCCATCTACCATCTGAAGAAGTACGACGACCCCACGCAGGAGGTCTCCGTGGTGGTGCCGACGACGCGCGACGACCCCGTCAGCCAGAGCGCCGAGCCGGTCTTTCGGACGGCCGACTGGCACGAGCGCGAGGCCTACGACCTCGTCGGCGTCGAGTACGACGAGCACCCCGACCTCCGGCGCATTCTCCTCCCGGAGACGTGGCAGGGCCACCCGCTCGGGCGCGACTACAACCAGGACAAACCGCAGATCGTCACGTTCGAGGAGCACGAGAACCCGCTCGCGGACGACCACCGCGACGAGGACACGATGCTCCTCAACATCGGGCCCCACCACCCCGCCACGCACGGCGTCCTCCACCTGAAGACGATCCTCGACGGCGAGCAGGTCGCGGACGTCGAACCCGACATCGGCTACCTGCACCGCTGCGAGGAGCAGATGGCCCAGTCCGGGACGTATCGCCACCAGATCATGCCGTACCCCGACCGCTGGGACTACGGCTCCGCCGGCATCCTGAACGAGTGGGCGTACGCGCGCGTCGCCGAGGACCTGAACGACATCGAGGTCCCCGAGTACGCGCAGGTCGTGCGGACGATGAGCGCCGAGCTCTGCCGCATCGCCGCCCACCTGCTCGCGCTCGGGACGTTCTGCCTCGACATCTACGGCGACTTCACCGCCATCTTCATGTACGCGATGCGGGACCGCGAAGTCGTCCAGAACATCCTCGAGGACCTCACCGGCCAGCGGATGATGTTCAACTACCTCCGTCTCGGGGGTGTGGTCTGGGACGTCCCCGAGCCCCGCGAGGAGTTCTTCGCGACCGTCCAGGAGTTCCTCGACCAGCTCCCCGGTCGCATGGAGGAGTACCACGACCTCATCACGGAGAACGAGATCTTCCAGGCCCGCACCGTGAACACGGGCGTCCTCGAACCCGACGTCGCGAAGGACTACGGCGTGACCGGGCCGGTCGCGCGCGCCTCCGGCATCGACTACGACCTCCGGCGCGACGACCCCTACGGCTACTACGAGAACCTCGACTGGAAGGTCGTCACTGACGACGGGAAGGACAACTACTCCCGGCTCCTCGTCCGCATGCGCGAGGTCGAACAGTCCGCGCGCATCATCCAGCAGTGCGTCGACCTCCTCGAGGACTGGGACGAAGACGACCGCGAGATCCAGTCGAACGTCCCGCGCACCCTCAACCCGGACCCGGACACCGAAGCCTACCGCGCCGTCGAGGGCGCGAAGGGAGAACTGGGCATCTACGTCCGCTCGGACGGGACGGACAAGCCCGCGCGCTTCAAGATCCGCAGTCCCTGCTTCAGTAACCTGCAGGCGCTCCCCGAGATGGCCGAGGGCGAGTACATCCCCGACCTCGTCGCCACCCTCGGGAGCCTCGACATCATCCTCGGCGAGGTGGACCGGTAA